In Ptychodera flava strain L36383 chromosome 21, AS_Pfla_20210202, whole genome shotgun sequence, a genomic segment contains:
- the LOC139121216 gene encoding zinc finger protein 391-like, translated as MVLATDLMKKAIFQQGHAFSLLTGCKIFIRIDDPNRGRSTSLYYGSKELVKEYRNQGLKASGALVDGESGIPVNSAQGHPGRSSRANLEFVDRKTQEENLERNSKHSVRVSDTDDKQNEEGDDSSKYHSGSHADEDTNIITDQNGFAQDVVDNLDLIKREVEQLPCTLQKGEECDDANDSTGDDHKLTSFHSTGDSENESHNMEDHSGEQNSDDICIVETFSETYTQPGTFHSSSDEVYKAVSETDDAMPGIVYQCVYCNKVFETKVQLDRHEQDYHHEDRPFICAECGETFKKLGNLKSHQKVHSGLKPYRCDVCGRMFARSSHLKGHRYTHEKESPYKCQICGSCFTNQYNLKRHMLRHGGERRHHCSMCDLTFYRRDQLLSHERCHMKKLKR; from the exons ATGGTCCTCGCAACGGATTTGATGAAGAAAGCTATTTTCCAACAG GGTCATGCATTTTCCTTGCTAACAGGATGCAAGATCTTCATCAGGATCGATGATCCAAACAGAGGAAGGAGCACATCTTTATACTATGGCAGCAAAGAACTCGTCAAAGAGTACCGCAACCAGGGCCTGAAGGCGTCTGGTGCACTGGTTGATGGTGAGAGTGGCATTCCAGTGAACAGTGCTCAAGGACATCCCGGGAGAAGTAGCAGAGCGAATCTTGAGTTTGTCGACAGAAAAACGCAGGAAGAAAATCTTGAAAGGAACAGTAAACATAGTGTCCGTGTTTCTGACActgatgacaaacaaaatgaggAGGGTGATGACAGTTCAAAATATCACAGTGGAAGTCATGCTGATGAGGACACCAACATAATTACTGATCAAAATGGTTTTGCTCAAGATGTTGTTGATAATTTAGATCTCATCAAGAGGGAGGTTGAGCAGTTACCATGTACACTGCAAAAGGGAGAGGAGTGTGATGATGCCAATGACTCCACCGGTGACGATCATAAACTTACATCATTCCACAGCACCGGCGATTCTGAGAATGAAAGCCACAATATGGAAGATCATTCAGGAGAGCAAAATAGCGATGATATTTGTATAGTAGAAACATTCTCTGAAACGTACACCCAGCCTGGTACATTTCATTCAAGCAGTGATGAAGTGTACAAAGCTGTAAGTGAAACGGACGATGCAATGCCTGGAATTGTGTACCAGTGTGTCTATTGCAACAAAGTCTTTGAAACCAAGGTACAGCTTGACAGACACGAGCAGGATTATCATCATGAAGACAGGCCGTTTATTTGCGCTGAGTGCGGCGAGACGTTCAAGAAACTTGGCAACCTCAAATCCCACCAGAAAGTGCATTCTGGTCTCAAACCCTACAGGTGTGATGTTTGCGGTAGAATGTTTGCCAGGAGCTCACATTTGAAAGGGCATAGGTACACGCATGAAAAGGAGAGCCCTTACAAATGCCAGATATGCGGCAGCTGTTTCACAAATCAGTACAACTTGAAACGTCACATGCTCAGACATGGCGGTGAAAGGCGCCACCACTGCAGTATGTGTGATCTGACGTTTTACCGAAGAGATCAACTCCTATCTCATGAGAGATGTCATATGAAGAAACTGAAACGATAA